A segment of the Candidatus Izimaplasma bacterium HR1 genome:
CATCACTAGCACCATTTAGACCTGGGTCTAATGTTCTAGGGTCAGCACCGATGTTCCAGTTTAGCACTACTCCTTCTCCATCGCCAGTACATGCGCTAAGAGTTACCACTAAGAAGAATGCAACAAATAAAACTAATAATTTTTTCATAAAACTCCTCCATCTTTTTATTTAATAACATAGTTTCCTATGGTTATTACAATTTATTTATTTCTTTTACTAAGTGACAAGCCACATATCGACTTGGTTTCACTTCTTCAATAACTGGGTCTTTTTGGAAACAGATATCTTTTGCATAACGACAACGCGATGCAAATCGACAACCCGGTTTTGGATTTACTGGTGATGGAACATCTCCTTCTAAGATGATTCTATCACTATTTCTATTTGCTTCAGGATCTGGTAATGGAATTGATGATAATAGTGACTTAGTATAAGGATGTAAAGGTTCAGCATATAATGGGTCACTTTCAGCAACTTCCATTAATTTACCTAAATACATAACACCAATACGGCTACTAATATACTTAACCATTGATAAATCATGAGCAATAAACAAGTAAGTTAATCCTAATTTATTTTGTAAGTCTTCTAACATGTTTACAACTTGCGCTTGAATTGAAACGTCAAGTGCACTAATTGGTTCATCGCAAATAATTAACTTTGGATCAACTGCAAGTGCTCTAGCGATTCCGATTCTTTGACGTTGTCCACCACTAAATTCATGAGGATAACGAGACGCATGTTCACGTTTTAACCCTACTGTTTCCAATAACGAATAAACTCTTTCACTGATTGCGTCACCTTCAAGTAATTTATGTGTTTTAATACCTTCAGCGACAATTTCAGAAACAGTCATTCTTGGATTAAGTGACGCATATGGATCTTGGAAAATCATTTGAATGTCACCAGGATCATGAGTTGCTTCTTTAGATAGATGTTTTGCATCTCTCAATTTAACTTTTAACTCAGATATTATTTCATTCATTTCATTTCGTAATTCATCTTGGGCACTTTTATCTTCCGTTGCCTTAATTCTACTTTTAAAATCTTTTGAAACTTCTTTTATTTCCTCTTTGATGTCACCAAATCCCATACTGATCAACTTATCTTCAAAATAAACAGAACCTGCAGTATTTTTATATAAGTTGATGATTGTACGCCCAGTTGTAGATTTCCCACAACCAGATTCTCCAACTAATCCAAATGTTTCACCTTTGAATATATGGAAATCAATGCCATCAACAGCATGAACTTTTTTCTCGTTTCCACCAAAGAAATCACGACTTAATAGAAAGTGTTTCTTTAAATTCTTAACACGTAATAATACTTCTTTTTCAGCCATTATTCAGCACCCCCACTTTTAGTAAATCCTTTAACTACAGGAGCATTCGGATCTTGTAACCAACAAGCAGAAACTTGTGTGTCACTGATTTTGTATAATGGAGCCGCTTCTTGTAAACAAACTTCCATAGCATGTTCACAACGAGGGCTGAATGGACAACCTTTTGGAGGACTTAGTAAGTCCGGTGGTGATCCATCAATTGGCACTAATCTTTCTTTTTGTCCAACGATATCTTTTGGAATTGATTGATGTAATCCTTTTGTATATGGATGTTGTGCATTATAGAAAATTTCTTCAACTGTTCCTTTTTCCATAACCATTCCACCGTACATTACCACTACATCTTGACAAATCTCAGCAATTACTCCTAAATCATGAGTAATAAAGATTATTGAAGTTCCAAGATTTTTTTGGATATCTTTTAGTAAATCCAGAATTTGTGCTTGGATTGTAACGTCTAAAGCAGTCGTTGGTTCATCTGCAATTAATAGTTTTGGTTCACAAGATAACGCCATAGCTATTAATGCACGTTGTCTCATCCCACCACTAAATTGATGCGGATATTGGCCAATTCTTTCTTCAGGTTCTGGAATACCCACTAAAGTTAAATAATTGATTGCTCTATCAAATGCTTCTTGCTTGTTAAAAGGACGTGTAATTCCTTTTTCAATATCTTCAAGCTCTTTAGCTTTTTTGCTTTCATTTGTGATTAATTTTGCTTCTTCTAAAGCTTGTTCTTTTGGTATTTTCATATGGCGTCTAATAACTTCAACCATTTGATTTTCAATTGTATAAACTGGGTTTAAAGATGTCATCGGATCTTGGAAGATCATTGAAATTTCTGAACCTCTTAATTCTTGCATTTCAGATTCTGATAATGTTGTTAAATCGACACCATCAAAGATTACTTCACCATTTTTGATTTTACCTGGTGATTCAATTAAGCGGATAATTGATAAACTTGTTACACTTTTACCACTACCACTTTCTCCTACGATTCCTAAAACTCCACCTTTGTTAAGTCCATAAGTTACACCACGTACCGCTTTAACTTCACCTAAATGAGTAAAGAATGATGTTTCTAAATTGTTTAATTGTAGTATTTTTTCACTCATATTCTTCACCTAACCTTTTCTTAACCTTGGATCTAATGCATCACGTAAACCATCCCCAACAAAGTTGAACGATAACATCATAAACGCGATAACGACTGATGGTACCACTAGTTGGTATAGATAACTTTGGAATACTTGCGCTCCATCGTTAGCTAAAGCACCTAAAGATGCTGCAGGTTCATTAATACCAAGACCAATGAAACTTAAGAATGCTTCGGTGAATACTGCAGATGGAATCATCATAGTTAATGTAACGATGATAGGACCAAGTGCATTCGGTACTAAGTGTCTACTAATTATATTTTTATGGCTAACTCCAATTGTTCTTGCAGCTAAAACATATTCTTGCTCTTTTAAACCTAACATTTGTGCTCTAACTAGACGAGCCATACCTACCCAGTAGATTGATACTAATGCTATGATAATAGTTCCTAGTCCACTTTCACCGAATACCGGATTTAAGATATTCTCTTCAAACGGACTATCTCTAAGAACAACCATTAATAGAATTACATATAGTAATAAAGGAATTGAGTTAATTATATCAACTATCCTCATCATAATATTGTCTGTACTACCTCCAACATATCCAGAAATACTACCGTAAATTACACCAATTAATAAGTTAATAACTGCGGCTATTACAGCAATTTGTAATGAAACACCAATACCATATAATACTCTGGCAAATAAATCTCTACCAAATGCATCGGTACCAAGTAAGAATGTTGTATTCCATACCTTCTCTGTCGGTTGTTGAATTTCTTCCCCATGATATATAAAGCTATAGTCGATTCCGACGTGAGCCTTTGTAGGGTCTGTTGAATATGAATAATCAGCGGTAACTTGATCTATTTCAATACCATTTTCATCAAATAATCTAAATATTTGAGTTCTAGTAGCGACATCAAAATCAGTTGCTGATT
Coding sequences within it:
- the oppD_2 gene encoding Oligopeptide transport ATP-binding protein OppD, which translates into the protein MSEKILQLNNLETSFFTHLGEVKAVRGVTYGLNKGGVLGIVGESGSGKSVTSLSIIRLIESPGKIKNGEVIFDGVDLTTLSESEMQELRGSEISMIFQDPMTSLNPVYTIENQMVEVIRRHMKIPKEQALEEAKLITNESKKAKELEDIEKGITRPFNKQEAFDRAINYLTLVGIPEPEERIGQYPHQFSGGMRQRALIAMALSCEPKLLIADEPTTALDVTIQAQILDLLKDIQKNLGTSIIFITHDLGVIAEICQDVVVMYGGMVMEKGTVEEIFYNAQHPYTKGLHQSIPKDIVGQKERLVPIDGSPPDLLSPPKGCPFSPRCEHAMEVCLQEAAPLYKISDTQVSACWLQDPNAPVVKGFTKSGGAE
- the oppC_2 gene encoding Oligopeptide transport system permease protein OppC, which encodes MNKNFNKVSSDAKLDKEQTRKSLTYWQDVWRRLRKNKLSILGMFGTFIVILLAVVGPLVNPHSYKQQNLEYKNIPPQFEIYELTDDLNIYLSGTFELIQVSDSGELIKRFEKSATDFDVATRTQIFRLFDENGIEIDQVTADYSYSTDPTKAHVGIDYSFIYHGEEIQQPTEKVWNTTFLLGTDAFGRDLFARVLYGIGVSLQIAVIAAVINLLIGVIYGSISGYVGGSTDNIMMRIVDIINSIPLLLYVILLMVVLRDSPFEENILNPVFGESGLGTIIIALVSIYWVGMARLVRAQMLGLKEQEYVLAARTIGVSHKNIISRHLVPNALGPIIVTLTMMIPSAVFTEAFLSFIGLGINEPAASLGALANDGAQVFQSYLYQLVVPSVVIAFMMLSFNFVGDGLRDALDPRLRKG
- the oppF_2 gene encoding Oligopeptide transport ATP-binding protein OppF, which encodes MAEKEVLLRVKNLKKHFLLSRDFFGGNEKKVHAVDGIDFHIFKGETFGLVGESGCGKSTTGRTIINLYKNTAGSVYFEDKLISMGFGDIKEEIKEVSKDFKSRIKATEDKSAQDELRNEMNEIISELKVKLRDAKHLSKEATHDPGDIQMIFQDPYASLNPRMTVSEIVAEGIKTHKLLEGDAISERVYSLLETVGLKREHASRYPHEFSGGQRQRIGIARALAVDPKLIICDEPISALDVSIQAQVVNMLEDLQNKLGLTYLFIAHDLSMVKYISSRIGVMYLGKLMEVAESDPLYAEPLHPYTKSLLSSIPLPDPEANRNSDRIILEGDVPSPVNPKPGCRFASRCRYAKDICFQKDPVIEEVKPSRYVACHLVKEINKL